A single window of Coturnix japonica isolate 7356 chromosome 17, Coturnix japonica 2.1, whole genome shotgun sequence DNA harbors:
- the ANGPTL2 gene encoding angiopoietin-related protein 2 — MMTTRFICLMLIAAVGTAASKTQEPEDNNEEGEQEFIYTNRYKRSSDAQDKCTYTFIVPQQRVTGAICVNSKEPEVLLENRVNKQELQLLNNELLKQKRQIETLQQLVEVDGGIVNEVKLLRKESRNMNSRVTQLYMQLLHEIIRKRDNALELSQLENKILNQTADMLQLANKYKDLEYKYQHLMSIANNQSIIINQLEEYCQRMPSIKPLPQTPQPPSKAYQPPTYNRMINQISTNEIQSDQNLKVLPPTLPTMPAVTSIPTSTDKPSGPWRDCLQALEDGHDTSSIYLVKPENTNRLMQVWCDQRHDPGGWTVIQRRQDGSVNFFRNWETYKQGFGNIDGEYWLGLENIYWLTNQGNYKLLITMEDWSGRKVFAEYASFRLEPESEYYKLRLGRYNGNAGDSFTWHNGKQFTTLDRDHDVYTGNCAHYQKGGWWYNACAHSNLNGVWYRGGHYRSRYQDGVYWAEFRGGSYSLKKVVMMIRPNPNTFH; from the exons ATGATGACAACAAGATTCATCTGTTTAATGCTTATAGCTGCTGTAGGAACTGCTGCTAGCAAAACACAAGAACCTGAAGACAATAATGAGGAAGGAGAACAAGAGTTCATTTATACAAACAGATACAAGCGTTCCAGTGATGCACAGGACAAATGCACTTACACCTTTATAGTACCTCAGCAGAGAGTGACAGGTGCCATCTGCGTGAACTCTAAGGAACCTGAGGTTCTCCTTGAAAACAGGGTAAATAAACAAGAATTACAGTTACTTAACAATGAACTCCTTAAACAAAAGAGACAAATAGAAACTCTCCAGCAACTGGTAGAGGTAGATGGTGGGATTGTTAATGAGGTCAAGCTCTTaagaaaagagagcagaaatatgAACTCTCGTGTCACACAACTCTATATGCAGTTATTACATGAGATAATCCGAAAGCGGGATAATGCCTTGGAACTTTCCCAACTTGAGAATAAGATTTTGAATCAAACTGCAGACATGCTGCAGCTTGCAAACAAATACAAGGACTTAGAGTACAAATACCAACATTTGATGTCAATTGCAAATAACCAGTCAATAATAATTAACCAGCTAGAAGAATACTGTCAAAGAATGCCATCCATAAAGCCTCTGCCACAAACTCCACAACCGCCAAGCAAAGCGTACCAGCCTCCTACTTATAACCGTATGATTAACCAGATATCTACTAACGAGATTCAGAGTGATCAGAACTTAAAGGTTCTGCCACCAACCTTACCAACCATGCCTGCAGTTACTAGTATTCCCACTTCAACTGATAAACCATCTG GACCCTGGAGAGATTGTCTACAAGCATTAGAAGATGGCCATGACACAAGCTCCATCTATCTTGTAAAACCAGAAAACACAAACCGACTTATGCAGGTCTGGTGTGATCAGCGGCACGACCCCGGTGGCTGGACAGTCATTCAAAGACGGCAGGATGGTTCTGTCAATTTTTTCAGAAACTGGGAGACATACAAG CAAGGATTTGGTAATATAGACGGAGAATATTGGCTCGgcttagaaaacatttattgGTTAACAAATCAAGGCAACTACAAACTGCTCATAACAATGGAAGACTGGTCAGGTCGAAAAGTTTTTGCTGAGTATGCCAGCTTCAGACTGGAGCCAGAAAGTGAGTATTACAAGCTGAGATTGGGACGCTACAACGGCAATGCAGGAGACTCTTTCACTTGGCACAATGGTAAACAGTTCACCACGCTGGACCGGGACCACGATGTATACACAG GTAACTGTGCACATTACCAAAAGGGAGGATGGTGGTACAATGCGTGCGCTCATTCAAATCTCAATGGAGTTTGGTATCGTGGTGGTCACTACCGCAGTCGGTATCAGGATGGCGTTTACTGGGCTGAATTCAGGGGAGGATCGTACTCACTGAAGAAAGTTGTTATGATGATAAGACCTAACCCCAACACattccactga